From the Vibrio alginolyticus NBRC 15630 = ATCC 17749 genome, one window contains:
- a CDS encoding TatD family hydrolase, which produces MKLFDTHCHFDFDVFQDDFAHQLELAQTQGVARILIPSVGPQNWARIQTLVEQHANLYYALGFHPYFLEDNVEQYLTELEGYLNQKGQQCVAIGECGLDFAIDVDPQLQEKILEVQFELARRFELPVILHSRKAHNRLIQMVKAANLPRGGVLHAFSGSYQQAMEWVKLGFFIGVGGTITYPRAKKTRDAIQKLPLENLVIETDAPDMPILGYQGESNHPAKLIHVFNELVELHNGRKQSIASQLWKNSNFAFSICE; this is translated from the coding sequence ATGAAGCTCTTTGATACGCACTGCCACTTTGATTTTGATGTGTTTCAAGATGACTTTGCACATCAACTTGAGCTTGCTCAAACGCAAGGCGTCGCAAGAATTTTGATTCCTTCCGTCGGTCCGCAAAACTGGGCTCGTATTCAAACTTTGGTAGAGCAACATGCCAATTTGTATTATGCGCTCGGCTTTCATCCGTATTTTCTTGAAGATAACGTTGAGCAGTACCTTACAGAGCTAGAAGGCTATCTAAATCAAAAAGGGCAGCAGTGCGTGGCAATAGGAGAGTGTGGTTTAGATTTTGCCATTGATGTTGATCCACAGTTGCAAGAAAAGATACTTGAAGTTCAATTTGAGCTGGCTAGACGCTTCGAACTCCCAGTTATTTTACATAGCCGAAAAGCGCACAATCGCCTCATTCAAATGGTGAAAGCGGCGAATCTCCCTAGAGGTGGTGTGCTACACGCTTTTTCTGGGAGTTATCAGCAAGCCATGGAGTGGGTCAAATTAGGTTTTTTTATCGGTGTAGGAGGAACGATTACCTACCCAAGAGCCAAGAAAACACGCGACGCAATTCAAAAATTACCACTCGAAAACCTAGTAATCGAAACAGACGCACCAGATATGCCTATACTTGGATATCAAGGGGAGTCAAATCACCCAGCCAAACTCATTCACGTCTTTAATGAGCTCGTAGAGTTGCATAACGGCCGAAAGCAATCGATTGCCTCTCAACTGTGGAAAAATAGCAATTTTGCTTTCTCGATATGTGAATAA
- a CDS encoding DUF5363 family protein, with the protein MNWFKRGLKRYDNWCKEMGLTPDQKRSCVPYRKDPAHQTEEKSEAQPSSDFLPADTDKKRQDEAL; encoded by the coding sequence ATGAATTGGTTTAAACGTGGGCTAAAGCGTTACGACAACTGGTGTAAAGAGATGGGGTTAACTCCCGATCAGAAACGCAGTTGTGTCCCATATCGAAAAGACCCAGCCCATCAAACTGAAGAGAAGAGTGAAGCCCAACCATCCTCTGATTTTCTGCCCGCAGATACAGATAAAAAGCGTCAAGATGAAGCTCTTTGA
- the prfC gene encoding peptide chain release factor 3 codes for MSNPLFLGEVSKRRTFAIISHPDAGKTTITEKVLLFGNAIQKAGTVKGRGNAQHAKSDWMEMEKERGISVTTSVMQFPYNYCLVNLLDTPGHEDFSEDTYRTLTAVDSCLMVIDAAKGVEDRTRKLMEVTRLRDTPIVTFMNKLDRDVRDPMEVLDEVENELGMMCAPITWPIGCGKEFKGVYHIHRDETILYESGHGHEIQEVRIIKGLDNPELDEKVGAGLAESVREELELVMGACPEFDLEMFLTGDLTPVYFGTALGNFGVDHMLDGLTEWAPAPKTRQAVEREVEATEEKFSGFVFKIQANMDPKHRDRIAFMRIVSGTYTQGMKMNHVRLGKQVSISDAVTFMAGDRARAEHAYAGDIIGLHNHGTIQIGDTFTQGESLKFSGIPNFAPELFRRIRLKDPLKQKQLLKGLVQLSEEGAVQVFRPLQNNDLIVGAVGVLQFDVVVARLKSEYNVEAIYEGINVATARWVECGDAKKLDEFQRKNQANLALDGGDNLTYIAPTMVNLNLAKERFPDVDFRATREH; via the coding sequence ATGTCAAATCCCCTTTTTTTAGGCGAAGTGTCTAAGCGCAGAACGTTCGCTATTATTTCTCACCCGGATGCGGGTAAAACCACCATTACTGAAAAAGTACTGTTATTCGGAAACGCGATCCAAAAAGCAGGTACGGTTAAAGGTCGTGGTAACGCACAGCACGCAAAATCAGACTGGATGGAAATGGAAAAGGAACGTGGTATCTCGGTTACTACTTCTGTAATGCAGTTCCCTTACAACTATTGTCTGGTAAACCTACTTGATACGCCTGGACACGAAGACTTCTCGGAAGATACTTACCGTACTCTAACGGCAGTTGACTCATGTCTGATGGTTATCGATGCAGCGAAAGGTGTTGAGGACCGTACTCGTAAACTAATGGAAGTTACACGTCTACGTGACACGCCAATCGTAACCTTCATGAACAAACTTGACCGTGACGTTCGTGATCCAATGGAAGTATTGGATGAAGTAGAAAACGAATTGGGCATGATGTGTGCGCCAATCACATGGCCAATCGGCTGTGGTAAAGAGTTTAAAGGTGTTTACCACATTCACCGTGATGAAACGATTTTATACGAATCAGGTCACGGTCATGAGATTCAAGAAGTTCGAATCATCAAAGGTCTCGATAACCCAGAGCTTGATGAAAAAGTTGGTGCAGGCCTTGCGGAAAGTGTTCGAGAAGAGCTTGAGCTTGTTATGGGTGCTTGCCCTGAGTTTGATTTGGAAATGTTCTTAACAGGTGACCTGACGCCAGTTTACTTCGGTACTGCATTAGGTAACTTTGGTGTGGATCATATGCTAGACGGTCTAACTGAATGGGCTCCAGCGCCGAAAACTCGTCAAGCGGTTGAACGTGAAGTTGAAGCGACTGAAGAGAAGTTCTCTGGTTTCGTATTTAAGATCCAAGCGAATATGGACCCAAAACACCGCGACCGTATCGCATTCATGCGTATTGTATCGGGCACTTACACGCAAGGTATGAAGATGAACCACGTTCGTCTTGGCAAGCAAGTGAGTATCTCTGATGCAGTAACCTTTATGGCTGGTGACCGTGCACGTGCAGAACACGCTTACGCCGGTGACATCATTGGTCTACACAACCACGGCACTATTCAGATTGGTGATACCTTTACGCAAGGTGAATCACTGAAGTTCTCTGGTATTCCGAACTTCGCTCCGGAACTATTCCGTCGTATTCGCCTGAAAGATCCACTAAAGCAGAAGCAGCTTCTCAAAGGTTTGGTTCAGCTATCAGAAGAAGGTGCGGTACAGGTATTCCGTCCTCTACAGAACAACGATCTGATCGTTGGTGCCGTTGGTGTACTTCAGTTTGATGTTGTTGTGGCTCGTTTGAAGTCTGAGTATAACGTTGAAGCGATTTATGAAGGCATTAACGTTGCAACTGCGCGTTGGGTTGAGTGTGGTGATGCGAAGAAACTGGATGAGTTCCAACGCAAGAATCAAGCGAACTTAGCATTGGATGGTGGTGATAACCTAACGTATATCGCTCCAACAATGGTTAACTTAAACTTAGCGAAAGAGCGTTTTCCTGACGTTGATTTCCGTGCGACACGTGAGCACTAA
- the rimI gene encoding ribosomal protein S18-alanine N-acetyltransferase, protein MTIEITPMRAEHLDQVWQIEQQAHSHPWAESLVRDLSSRGACHHVMLEGSQVVGYFYGQNIVGEVTLLNIAVAPSQQGRGLGQKLLDAFIEYCEQAKAESAWLEVRESNHPAIHIYEQAGFNEVDRRYNYYPAKSGNGKEDAIIMSYLFLS, encoded by the coding sequence GTGACAATTGAAATTACGCCGATGCGTGCAGAGCACCTCGACCAAGTTTGGCAAATCGAGCAGCAAGCACATTCTCACCCTTGGGCCGAATCTTTGGTTCGTGACTTATCCAGTCGCGGTGCTTGCCATCATGTGATGCTGGAAGGCTCTCAAGTGGTTGGTTACTTCTATGGACAGAATATTGTTGGAGAAGTGACACTATTAAATATTGCAGTAGCGCCTTCTCAACAGGGCAGAGGGCTAGGGCAAAAATTGCTGGACGCGTTTATTGAATACTGTGAACAAGCCAAAGCAGAGAGTGCTTGGTTAGAAGTGCGTGAAAGTAATCACCCAGCTATCCATATTTATGAGCAAGCAGGTTTTAATGAAGTGGACCGTCGTTACAACTATTACCCAGCTAAATCGGGAAATGGTAAGGAAGACGCCATTATCATGAGTTACTTATTTTTGAGTTAG
- a CDS encoding DNA polymerase III subunit psi: MSINEKQYLREMGISTWELVHPERLEGYQSPLLDLQSSCKLLLVSPICPENETALMFERVLKSIKLTLDDALHLEPERLSMLGEHQLEWVWFAGCEADQSIKAKHLTSPLLQDIDGNNEQRRALWQQICSYSS; this comes from the coding sequence ATGTCAATTAACGAGAAACAGTATTTACGTGAAATGGGGATCAGCACATGGGAGCTGGTACACCCTGAAAGACTGGAAGGCTATCAATCGCCATTATTGGATTTGCAAAGTTCATGTAAACTCCTATTGGTATCGCCAATATGTCCAGAAAACGAGACGGCATTGATGTTTGAGCGCGTATTAAAAAGCATTAAGCTCACGCTTGATGATGCGCTACACCTAGAGCCTGAGCGCTTATCCATGCTGGGTGAACATCAGCTAGAGTGGGTGTGGTTTGCAGGCTGTGAGGCTGATCAAAGCATCAAGGCAAAGCACCTGACCTCGCCACTATTACAAGATATTGATGGTAATAACGAACAGCGCCGCGCATTGTGGCAACAAATCTGTTCGTACTCTTCTTAA
- a CDS encoding LptA/OstA family protein — protein MKFLNTLLLCTLVAATSVSVFANNSDEWELIATKTVNFHTETDTVTPNSLFRNRSFSKIKLKCVQGTVDINSLKVVMTDGSEKKLSSMGVLTSGLSTRAWSLPGTKEAKLKQIEMTYSSWGSTKLSLLGVSKKAKIEVWGKKKSNPSS, from the coding sequence ATGAAATTCTTAAATACGCTACTACTTTGCACACTGGTAGCCGCCACCAGCGTGAGTGTTTTTGCTAATAACAGCGATGAGTGGGAGCTGATTGCAACGAAAACCGTTAACTTTCATACAGAAACAGATACCGTGACACCAAATAGCCTATTCCGAAACCGAAGCTTCAGTAAAATAAAACTAAAATGTGTGCAAGGAACGGTAGACATTAATAGTTTAAAAGTCGTCATGACAGATGGTAGTGAGAAAAAGCTTTCCTCGATGGGCGTACTAACAAGCGGATTGTCGACTCGTGCCTGGAGCCTTCCAGGCACAAAAGAAGCCAAGCTAAAACAGATTGAAATGACTTACAGTAGCTGGGGAAGCACAAAACTTAGCCTGCTAGGGGTAAGTAAAAAAGCGAAAATAGAGGTCTGGGGCAAAAAGAAAAGTAACCCGTCATCGTAA
- a CDS encoding GNAT family N-acetyltransferase, translating to MLIRTEAPADILTIDRLLKHAFPTEAEAELVMRLRENSKFTLSLVACTDEGEVIGHALFSPVTLNGEDLSWQGLAPLAVHEDYRRQGIAAELIKEGFDSLRDFGYPVCVVLGDPDYYARQGFQSCDEMGFECAWDVPKGAFRIAELVEGQCAGRSGRIDYAPEFSEL from the coding sequence ATGCTTATTCGAACTGAAGCCCCAGCGGACATTCTTACCATTGACCGCTTATTGAAACACGCCTTCCCGACGGAAGCTGAAGCTGAGCTTGTGATGCGTTTGCGCGAAAACAGCAAATTCACGCTTTCCTTAGTCGCGTGTACAGATGAGGGAGAGGTGATAGGCCATGCTTTATTTAGCCCTGTGACCTTAAATGGTGAAGATTTGTCATGGCAAGGGCTAGCGCCATTAGCTGTTCATGAAGATTACCGTCGCCAAGGCATCGCTGCAGAGTTGATCAAAGAAGGTTTTGATTCACTGCGTGATTTTGGCTATCCAGTGTGTGTGGTGTTGGGCGATCCTGATTATTACGCGCGCCAGGGTTTTCAATCATGCGACGAGATGGGCTTTGAATGTGCTTGGGATGTCCCTAAAGGTGCATTTCGAATCGCAGAGTTGGTCGAAGGTCAATGTGCCGGACGCTCCGGACGTATAGACTATGCGCCAGAGTTCTCTGAACTGTAA
- the ubiT gene encoding ubiquinone anaerobic biosynthesis accessory factor UbiT, which yields MLNKIRSQLVKNAANILRSPVQLLPQPIQQKALLEGLKMVFKEALEDGDFEFLEDKWLKVAIKDLNLAWYISYQDEKLVVAEKPVQEDVSFSGNLNDLVLIAGRKEDPDTLFFQRRLSIEGDTELGLEVKNLMDSVDLEQLPKAMQVALNQLADFVQKGVQAPAQPTGVANAYSN from the coding sequence GTGTTAAACAAGATTCGCAGTCAACTAGTAAAGAACGCAGCTAATATTTTGCGTTCTCCAGTCCAGTTATTACCACAGCCAATTCAGCAAAAAGCGTTGCTAGAAGGGCTAAAAATGGTGTTTAAAGAAGCCTTGGAAGATGGTGACTTTGAGTTCCTTGAAGACAAGTGGTTAAAAGTTGCGATTAAAGACTTGAACTTAGCATGGTACATCAGCTATCAAGACGAAAAATTGGTGGTAGCTGAAAAACCAGTTCAGGAAGATGTGAGTTTTAGTGGTAATCTAAACGACCTAGTACTGATTGCTGGTCGTAAAGAAGACCCTGACACACTGTTCTTCCAACGTCGCCTTTCAATTGAAGGTGATACTGAGCTTGGCTTAGAAGTGAAAAACTTAATGGACAGTGTCGACTTAGAGCAGTTACCGAAAGCAATGCAAGTCGCTTTGAATCAATTGGCTGATTTTGTTCAGAAAGGAGTTCAAGCGCCTGCACAACCAACCGGAGTAGCGAATGCTTATTCGAACTGA
- a CDS encoding sensor domain-containing protein, translated as MPSQQLKHWFATLTSNSPFFFAILDKKHNYRMVSDRYCDIAGLSHEEIVGLNDCQVLGEQFYKKLAPYYQRAFKGAHVEAEITLDETDLETSLHFSLSPVFEDNDIRFVVFHAVDTSEKQILVRSLEESESKFAKLTQLLPDGLLLIEDDIVISANPASARLLGLNSPHELLGEELSRLFIDENSKKVFSHRLSTLISDKPFVCLTSARCGFERKVQLHADSTAILGSESQIILIQDADDAPKNLSSASNEDIHIDSLTKLYNRFGFTKRLEQLIKKQTPLLVFYLDIDNFKNINDSLGHHIGDKVIQEVSARLKRLLPNQAIIGHLGGDEFGVILPEPENTRMAEILSDRIISLINQPFDLHHFSKRLACSIGSVRYPEDGQDARILLQNADTAMYEAKDRGRNRLIKFNDQMNKEARMRLWLEIELQKALQQNGLEVWYQPKVNARDFSINGAEALVRWKHPVEGYISPGSFIPVAERAGLIEHLGRVVMRDVFNTVKRWKQQGILPGRVAINLSPEQFGNPQLIDFMEKLLRTTELDPSCITFELTESAVMSDSEHTLQMLNAIKKLGFALSIDDFGTGYSSLSYLARFPIDELKIDRAFINDIDTLPKQVTVIENIINLGKSLDLTVVAEGVETHQQATLLSNLQCNAIQGFHFYRPQPKHEIEELFVQNRRHKN; from the coding sequence ATGCCTTCCCAGCAATTAAAACATTGGTTTGCCACGCTAACCTCAAATAGCCCTTTCTTCTTTGCCATTCTTGATAAAAAACACAATTATCGAATGGTAAGTGACCGTTACTGCGATATCGCAGGTTTAAGTCATGAGGAAATCGTCGGCTTAAACGATTGCCAAGTGCTGGGTGAGCAGTTTTATAAGAAGCTTGCACCATACTATCAGCGCGCGTTCAAAGGGGCACATGTCGAAGCCGAAATCACGCTCGATGAAACCGACCTTGAAACCAGTCTTCACTTTAGCCTTTCGCCAGTTTTTGAAGATAACGACATTCGCTTTGTTGTTTTTCACGCTGTCGATACTTCAGAAAAGCAGATACTCGTTCGCTCCTTAGAAGAGTCCGAAAGTAAGTTTGCGAAGTTAACACAACTGCTACCAGACGGATTACTGCTTATCGAAGATGATATTGTCATCTCTGCGAACCCCGCATCAGCGCGCCTTCTCGGACTTAACTCTCCTCATGAATTGTTGGGCGAAGAGCTAAGTCGTTTATTCATCGATGAAAACAGTAAAAAGGTATTTAGTCATCGATTGAGTACATTAATTTCTGACAAACCTTTTGTCTGCTTAACCAGTGCAAGATGCGGCTTTGAACGGAAAGTTCAGCTACACGCGGATTCCACGGCGATATTAGGTAGCGAATCTCAAATTATCCTAATCCAAGATGCTGATGATGCGCCCAAAAACCTGTCTTCTGCATCGAATGAAGACATACACATTGACTCGCTCACCAAACTCTACAACCGCTTTGGCTTCACCAAACGTTTGGAACAGCTGATCAAAAAGCAAACACCGCTTCTGGTGTTCTATTTGGATATCGATAACTTCAAAAACATTAATGACTCACTTGGTCACCATATTGGCGATAAAGTGATTCAAGAGGTATCGGCCCGTCTTAAACGGTTACTACCAAACCAAGCGATTATTGGTCATTTGGGTGGCGATGAGTTTGGCGTCATTCTGCCGGAGCCAGAAAATACCCGCATGGCTGAAATTTTGTCCGATCGCATTATCTCGTTGATCAACCAACCTTTCGACTTGCACCACTTCAGTAAACGCCTTGCCTGTTCAATTGGTAGCGTTCGATACCCTGAAGACGGACAAGATGCACGAATCCTACTACAAAATGCCGATACTGCGATGTATGAAGCCAAAGATCGTGGTAGAAATCGTCTGATCAAATTTAACGATCAAATGAACAAAGAAGCGCGTATGCGTTTGTGGCTTGAAATCGAACTGCAAAAAGCATTGCAGCAGAACGGTTTGGAAGTGTGGTATCAACCTAAGGTTAACGCGCGAGACTTCAGTATCAACGGCGCAGAAGCGCTCGTTCGTTGGAAGCATCCAGTCGAAGGGTACATTAGTCCTGGCTCATTCATTCCTGTCGCCGAGCGCGCTGGGTTAATCGAACACCTTGGACGTGTCGTGATGCGTGATGTTTTCAATACGGTAAAACGTTGGAAGCAACAAGGCATACTGCCAGGCCGTGTCGCCATCAACCTCTCTCCCGAGCAATTTGGCAACCCACAGCTGATCGACTTTATGGAAAAGCTGCTTCGCACTACCGAGCTTGATCCAAGCTGCATTACCTTCGAGCTAACCGAAAGTGCCGTGATGAGTGATAGCGAACATACACTGCAAATGTTGAATGCGATTAAAAAGCTTGGCTTCGCTCTCTCTATCGATGACTTTGGTACCGGCTACTCTTCTCTTTCTTACTTAGCGCGTTTCCCTATTGACGAGCTAAAAATCGACCGCGCTTTTATTAATGATATCGACACACTACCGAAACAAGTCACTGTGATTGAAAACATCATTAATCTGGGTAAGTCGCTCGACTTAACTGTCGTTGCCGAGGGGGTGGAAACCCACCAGCAAGCTACTTTGCTCTCTAACCTTCAATGTAATGCGATTCAAGGATTCCATTTTTATCGCCCGCAGCCAAAACATGAAATTGAAGAGCTGTTTGTACAGAATCGTCGTCACAAGAACTAA
- the ubiU gene encoding ubiquinone anaerobic biosynthesis protein UbiU: MELLCPAGNLPALKTAIDCGADAVYIGFKDDTNARHFAGLNFNGKKLEKAVQYVHDRNKKIHVALNTFAHPNGFERWTNAVDNAAALGVDALIVADIAVLEYAARKYPDLELHLSVQASATNVAAIDFYKQNFNVKRVVLPRVLSIHQVKQLSRNITSDVELEVFAFGSLCIMSEGRCYLSSYMTGESPNTVGACSPAKYVRWQETENGLESRLNDILIDRYSAGENAGYPTLCKGRFEAEIEGEKKRYHALEEPTSLNTLSMLPELFAANVASVKIEGRQRSPAYVEQVTRTWRAAIDRYQANPEAYQVEAAWDAALANVSEGTQTTLGAYHRKWQ; encoded by the coding sequence ATGGAACTCTTGTGTCCCGCGGGTAACCTGCCTGCGTTAAAAACTGCGATTGATTGCGGTGCCGATGCCGTCTACATTGGTTTCAAAGATGATACCAACGCCCGTCACTTTGCTGGCCTAAACTTTAACGGCAAAAAGTTAGAAAAAGCGGTGCAATACGTTCATGACCGCAATAAAAAAATTCATGTCGCGTTGAATACCTTCGCTCATCCCAATGGCTTCGAGCGCTGGACGAACGCAGTAGACAATGCAGCGGCACTGGGTGTAGACGCGCTGATTGTTGCAGACATTGCAGTGCTGGAGTACGCGGCTCGCAAATATCCCGATCTGGAACTACACCTTTCAGTGCAAGCATCAGCGACCAACGTCGCAGCCATTGATTTTTACAAACAAAACTTCAACGTAAAACGGGTAGTGCTACCCCGCGTTTTATCGATTCATCAGGTCAAACAGCTCTCACGCAACATCACTAGCGATGTCGAGTTAGAAGTCTTTGCTTTTGGTAGCCTTTGCATCATGTCTGAAGGTCGCTGCTACCTATCGTCATATATGACAGGCGAGTCTCCAAACACTGTGGGAGCATGCTCTCCAGCTAAGTACGTTCGCTGGCAAGAAACAGAAAATGGTCTGGAATCCCGCCTTAACGACATTTTGATCGATCGCTACAGCGCCGGTGAAAATGCGGGCTACCCTACCTTGTGTAAAGGTCGTTTCGAAGCAGAAATCGAAGGCGAGAAAAAACGCTACCACGCACTGGAAGAACCAACCAGTTTGAACACCCTCTCTATGCTGCCAGAACTATTTGCTGCAAATGTGGCGTCTGTAAAAATTGAAGGTCGCCAACGTAGCCCAGCTTACGTAGAACAAGTCACTCGAACATGGCGAGCCGCGATTGACCGTTACCAAGCAAACCCAGAAGCTTATCAAGTCGAAGCGGCTTGGGATGCCGCATTGGCAAACGTGTCTGAAGGTACGCAGACCACACTTGGTGCTTATCACCGCAAATGGCAGTAG
- a CDS encoding U32 family peptidase yields MKYALGPLLYFWPKQDIEAFYEQAKSSSADIIYLGETVCSKRREMKPSHWLEIAKELSASGKQVVLSTMALLEAPSEVNIMKKYIDNGDFAIEANDVSAVQLASEHKVPFVVGPAINTYNAHTLNLFLKQGMMRWCMPVELSREWLNDTLVQCDELGIRNKFEVEVFSHGYLPLAYSARCFTARAENRAKDDCETCCIKYPTGIQVSSQEGQEVFNLNGIQTQSGYCYNLINDLPTMKGLVDVVRLSPLGIDTFSELERFRSNEYGDNPEKLESRQCNGYWHQLAGLEVKTI; encoded by the coding sequence ATGAAATACGCGCTTGGCCCGCTGTTGTACTTCTGGCCAAAACAAGACATCGAAGCGTTTTATGAACAAGCGAAATCAAGCTCCGCGGACATCATCTATCTTGGGGAAACCGTATGTTCAAAACGTCGAGAAATGAAGCCTTCGCATTGGCTTGAAATCGCAAAAGAGCTGTCTGCATCTGGCAAGCAAGTGGTGCTATCAACAATGGCACTACTAGAAGCTCCGAGTGAAGTAAACATAATGAAGAAGTACATCGACAACGGTGACTTCGCGATTGAAGCAAATGACGTATCTGCTGTTCAATTGGCATCAGAGCATAAAGTGCCTTTCGTCGTTGGCCCTGCAATCAATACTTATAACGCACACACGCTCAACTTATTTTTGAAGCAAGGTATGATGCGTTGGTGCATGCCTGTCGAGCTATCTCGCGAATGGTTAAACGATACTTTAGTTCAGTGTGACGAGCTTGGTATTCGTAACAAGTTTGAAGTTGAGGTATTTAGCCACGGTTATTTGCCTTTAGCGTATTCCGCTCGCTGTTTCACAGCCCGAGCTGAAAACCGAGCGAAAGACGATTGCGAAACCTGCTGTATCAAATACCCTACGGGTATCCAGGTCAGCAGCCAAGAAGGGCAAGAAGTCTTTAACCTTAACGGCATTCAAACACAGTCAGGGTATTGCTACAACCTCATCAATGACTTACCTACTATGAAAGGGCTGGTTGATGTGGTCCGGTTAAGCCCTCTTGGTATCGACACTTTTTCAGAGTTAGAGCGTTTTCGCTCAAACGAATACGGCGATAATCCTGAAAAGCTCGAAAGCCGCCAATGCAATGGCTATTGGCATCAACTAGCGGGCTTAGAAGTAAAAACCATTTAA
- a CDS encoding MATE family efflux transporter: MQNSIYRQFWKYTIPTVAAMLVNGLYQIVDGIFIGRYVGADGLAGINVAWPIIGSILGIGMMIGVGTGALTSIKQGENDHEGAKRILTTGLTLLAALMPIVATILFLFSDEFIRWQGAEGRVFELALQYLHILIVACVFTLGSIAVPFLLRNDDSPNLATILMVIGAVINIVLDYVFIAWLEWELTGAAIATALAQLVVTVLGIGYFFTSKATLRLRIRDFKVQVDAAPKIIMIGTSSFFMYAYGSVMVALHNALFAQYGSAMLIGAYAILGYIVTVYYLIAEGIANGMQPLVSFNHGARNQENIRKLLKVAMGTSVLGGVAFVVLMNLFPYELVAVFNNADQQLIDSTVIGIRLHMFALFLDGFLVVAAAYYQSVNKGSKAMFVTLGNMLVQLPFLFIMPKLFGVTGIWLAFPLSNIALSLVVISMLWRDVKKLLNESSVEPRVQAC, translated from the coding sequence ATGCAAAACTCAATTTATAGACAGTTTTGGAAATATACGATTCCAACCGTCGCAGCAATGCTCGTAAACGGTTTGTATCAAATAGTTGATGGCATTTTTATTGGCCGTTATGTTGGCGCTGACGGATTAGCTGGGATCAATGTTGCGTGGCCTATTATCGGTTCGATCCTCGGTATAGGAATGATGATTGGGGTGGGGACTGGCGCGCTGACTTCGATCAAGCAAGGAGAGAACGATCATGAAGGCGCTAAGCGAATCCTAACGACCGGATTGACGTTGTTAGCGGCATTGATGCCGATCGTTGCTACAATATTGTTCTTGTTTTCGGATGAATTTATTCGCTGGCAAGGTGCGGAAGGGCGAGTGTTTGAACTTGCGCTGCAATATTTGCATATTCTGATTGTCGCGTGCGTATTCACGTTGGGTTCTATCGCAGTTCCGTTTTTATTACGCAATGACGACAGCCCGAACTTAGCAACGATTTTGATGGTCATCGGTGCCGTTATTAACATTGTATTAGACTACGTATTTATTGCTTGGTTGGAGTGGGAGTTAACCGGAGCCGCTATTGCCACTGCACTTGCACAATTAGTGGTCACTGTGCTCGGTATTGGTTACTTCTTTACTTCAAAAGCAACATTACGCCTTCGTATCCGCGACTTCAAAGTTCAGGTTGATGCTGCACCAAAGATTATCATGATAGGTACATCAAGTTTCTTTATGTACGCCTACGGCTCTGTGATGGTGGCACTGCACAACGCGTTATTTGCTCAATACGGAAGTGCAATGTTGATCGGAGCGTACGCCATTTTGGGGTACATCGTGACGGTTTACTATCTGATAGCAGAAGGAATTGCGAATGGTATGCAGCCTTTAGTGAGCTTCAACCACGGTGCACGTAATCAGGAGAACATCAGAAAGTTATTAAAGGTCGCGATGGGGACATCTGTGCTTGGTGGGGTGGCGTTCGTTGTTTTGATGAACCTTTTCCCGTACGAACTGGTTGCGGTGTTTAATAATGCTGACCAACAGTTGATTGATAGCACCGTGATCGGGATTCGTTTACACATGTTTGCGTTGTTCTTAGATGGTTTTTTAGTTGTGGCGGCCGCGTACTATCAATCAGTAAACAAAGGCAGCAAAGCTATGTTTGTAACACTAGGCAACATGCTGGTCCAGTTGCCATTCTTATTCATTATGCCGAAACTTTTCGGCGTGACAGGTATTTGGTTAGCTTTCCCATTGTCTAACATTGCATTGAGTTTGGTCGTGATCAGTATGTTGTGGCGAGATGTGAAAAAGCTGCTTAATGAGAGTTCTGTCGAACCAAGGGTGCAAGCCTGCTAA